Proteins co-encoded in one Candidatus Equadaptatus faecalis genomic window:
- a CDS encoding DUF2207 domain-containing protein: protein MKKLYAVLSVLFLFLLSPLPVFAAEEILDYSQLVSIQKNSDIRVKESIRINVENVSVTHGIIRKFPVVRTDALGRRRPVGFALDGVLLDGEKLPCSVERAGGECLIRIGSADAVIPHGVHVFTLFYTVRGEIGFFDDHDELYWNVTGNEWDFPIRRASCAVQLPETAFGKGFTAIEWYVGSYGEKGAKNDAQLTAENSVQTVRTLLPGEGLTVAFGWKKGIVAQPPLPKLDDPKTHSVIGILVFLAVLGWLFYAWNRWGRDPVKPVIPLFHAPEGISPAALSYAEKLEFDDRTLLSADIVDLAVKGALTIERTGGERKLIFKTPVSYILHKTDTLPENLTEDERQLYSRLFDNCDTIDLSCEQYETLNAAEISVKMACRQQLGRLCESNTAPFSAAALIYVLGVALLYFRSDEFFPLDMFACGIGGVIMFLTAMQRGKKPGQLNFGTFFRRILLQIVFAGIGALIVSSLGNNPLPFVVFSASCAAVSVFRPLMQARNERGAELYAAAEGLKMYMTAAEKDRLEMLNSPEETPQLFEKLLPYALAFGVAETWADRFSGVLADAAYKPRWYSGSVVWIPRDFTGTFGNSVRSAAVPVSQGDSAGSLGGSWGSGLGGGGFSGGGGGGGGGSGW from the coding sequence AGCCAGCTTGTTTCAATTCAGAAAAACAGCGATATCCGCGTTAAGGAAAGCATAAGGATAAACGTTGAAAACGTGAGCGTAACGCACGGAATAATCAGGAAATTTCCTGTCGTGCGCACCGATGCTCTGGGACGCCGGCGTCCTGTCGGTTTTGCGCTTGACGGAGTGCTTTTGGACGGGGAAAAGCTACCCTGCTCTGTCGAACGTGCGGGCGGCGAGTGCCTGATTCGCATAGGAAGCGCGGACGCCGTTATACCGCACGGCGTACACGTTTTTACTCTGTTTTACACCGTCAGGGGTGAAATAGGTTTCTTCGATGACCATGACGAGCTTTACTGGAACGTAACGGGAAACGAATGGGATTTCCCGATACGCAGGGCTTCCTGTGCGGTACAGCTGCCGGAAACAGCTTTCGGAAAAGGTTTTACTGCGATTGAATGGTACGTCGGAAGCTATGGGGAGAAGGGCGCAAAAAACGATGCGCAGCTTACTGCGGAAAATTCCGTTCAGACAGTCCGCACGCTGCTTCCCGGAGAGGGGCTTACGGTTGCTTTCGGCTGGAAAAAGGGAATTGTTGCTCAGCCGCCGCTTCCTAAGCTTGACGATCCGAAAACACATTCCGTTATCGGAATATTGGTTTTCCTTGCGGTGCTCGGCTGGCTTTTTTACGCATGGAACCGCTGGGGACGGGATCCTGTTAAGCCCGTGATACCGCTGTTTCATGCTCCTGAAGGAATATCGCCCGCGGCGCTGAGCTATGCCGAAAAGCTTGAGTTTGACGACAGGACGCTGCTTTCCGCGGATATCGTAGACCTTGCGGTTAAAGGAGCGCTCACGATCGAGAGGACCGGCGGGGAACGGAAACTGATTTTTAAAACTCCGGTCAGTTATATTCTGCATAAAACTGATACTTTGCCCGAAAATCTGACAGAAGACGAAAGACAGCTGTACAGCAGACTGTTTGATAACTGTGATACGATTGATTTGTCCTGCGAACAGTATGAAACGCTTAACGCTGCGGAAATCAGCGTTAAAATGGCGTGCAGACAGCAGCTTGGCAGGCTTTGCGAAAGCAACACTGCCCCGTTTTCCGCGGCTGCCCTGATTTATGTCTTGGGTGTCGCGCTGCTTTATTTTCGCAGCGACGAGTTTTTTCCGCTGGATATGTTTGCGTGCGGCATCGGCGGTGTTATTATGTTCCTGACAGCAATGCAGCGCGGCAAAAAGCCCGGACAGCTCAATTTTGGGACTTTTTTCCGCCGCATTCTGTTACAGATTGTTTTTGCCGGAATCGGCGCATTGATTGTTTCATCTCTTGGCAACAACCCGCTTCCGTTTGTTGTTTTCAGCGCGTCCTGCGCCGCAGTTTCGGTCTTTCGTCCGCTCATGCAGGCAAGGAACGAACGCGGCGCCGAACTGTACGCTGCCGCTGAAGGTCTGAAAATGTACATGACGGCGGCAGAAAAAGACAGACTTGAAATGCTTAATTCTCCGGAAGAAACGCCGCAGCTTTTTGAAAAACTGCTGCCTTACGCGCTTGCTTTCGGCGTTGCGGAAACGTGGGCTGACCGTTTCAGCGGTGTGCTTGCCGATGCCGCCTATAAACCGCGGTGGTACAGCGGAAGCGTAGTTTGGATTCCGCGCGATTTTACGGGCACCTTCGGAAACAGCGTCCGCTCGGCGGCAGTTCCCGTTTCGCAGGGTGACAGCGCAGGCAGTCTCGGCGGAAGCTGGGGCTCGGGACTCGGCGGCGGAGGTTTCTCCGGCGGGGGCGGCGGAGGCGGCGGCGGAAGCGGCTGGTAA